The proteins below are encoded in one region of Fibrella aestuarina BUZ 2:
- a CDS encoding gliding motility-associated C-terminal domain-containing protein: MVWSKDGKGEATICFSEPVTNPVLLIASLGGPDTTVNLTFSRSFVPLFQNRGAEQTSANKLSGTEGYAVVLFPGTFSCLTVESDQYEYYTNINFGIRPAAFPLALSTPQPGCNRSSVAATGGARYQWDGGQKPGSGANVFDQSGTYTVKATDDKGCVAYAMTTVTVPSPTEVRFGTYPPLCNGQSITVGPTVKTATNSVSYRWASGETTPTITVAKSGTYEVTVQDGGCVKTAAVTIAPARSPALKPDATVCLAGTSTTLEAGTTEGSMTYNWLSGNSKSQTLNVSQPGRYQVKVTNPLGCTAIRTIDVVTMPTVSLDRSRAICVGEETDLIPTVGGPASPVYHWSTGSVEPSIRVSEPGTYQLTVANGQCAATASLALTVNPLPAVLPDETVCRGKTLNAGSLEPSVSYKWENKGETTSEIAIQAEGIYRVAITNPMGCSVVRTITVSGICASHILAPTGFTPNGDGMNDVFAPAIVQGDVLELTVYNRWGVVVYSERTDRPTWDGTQYGQACPNGSYSYRLVYRTIRNDGDKVYNGTIVLLR, encoded by the coding sequence ATGGTTTGGTCGAAAGACGGCAAAGGTGAAGCGACCATTTGTTTTTCGGAGCCCGTCACCAACCCTGTACTACTGATTGCATCGCTCGGTGGCCCTGACACAACGGTCAACTTAACGTTCTCCCGCTCGTTTGTTCCGCTGTTCCAGAACAGAGGTGCCGAACAGACTAGCGCGAATAAGCTAAGTGGTACGGAAGGGTATGCTGTAGTCCTGTTCCCAGGTACGTTCAGTTGCCTAACTGTCGAATCTGATCAGTATGAATATTATACAAATATCAATTTTGGTATTCGGCCTGCTGCCTTTCCGCTGGCACTCAGTACACCACAGCCCGGCTGTAATCGTAGTAGCGTAGCCGCCACAGGTGGCGCGAGGTATCAGTGGGATGGGGGACAAAAGCCCGGTAGCGGTGCCAACGTATTTGACCAGAGTGGTACGTATACCGTTAAAGCTACCGACGACAAAGGGTGTGTTGCGTACGCCATGACAACCGTGACGGTGCCGTCGCCAACGGAAGTTCGGTTTGGTACGTACCCACCGCTCTGCAACGGACAGTCTATAACAGTAGGTCCCACTGTGAAGACAGCTACTAATTCGGTGTCGTATCGGTGGGCGTCCGGCGAAACGACGCCCACCATCACCGTTGCCAAGTCGGGTACCTATGAAGTCACTGTGCAGGATGGCGGCTGCGTAAAAACGGCTGCCGTGACCATTGCGCCCGCCCGATCACCCGCCTTGAAGCCTGATGCAACGGTCTGCCTGGCGGGCACCTCAACGACGCTGGAGGCCGGTACGACCGAAGGGAGTATGACTTACAACTGGTTATCGGGCAACAGTAAATCGCAGACGCTCAATGTATCACAACCCGGCCGTTACCAGGTGAAGGTGACAAACCCACTCGGGTGCACGGCCATCCGCACGATCGATGTGGTCACCATGCCAACTGTCAGCCTGGACCGGTCACGGGCTATCTGCGTAGGTGAAGAAACCGATTTGATCCCCACCGTCGGCGGACCCGCCAGTCCGGTTTATCACTGGTCGACGGGATCGGTCGAGCCCAGCATCCGCGTAAGTGAACCGGGTACGTATCAGCTTACTGTGGCTAATGGCCAATGTGCCGCCACCGCGTCACTGGCCTTGACGGTCAATCCGTTGCCAGCGGTGCTCCCCGACGAGACCGTTTGCCGGGGCAAAACCCTCAACGCCGGTAGTCTGGAGCCTTCGGTTTCTTATAAGTGGGAGAATAAAGGGGAAACCACCTCCGAGATTGCGATTCAGGCGGAAGGCATTTACCGGGTAGCCATTACTAATCCGATGGGCTGCTCCGTCGTACGAACCATCACGGTATCGGGCATCTGTGCCTCCCATATACTGGCCCCCACTGGCTTCACACCGAACGGCGACGGCATGAATGATGTGTTTGCTCCCGCAATTGTGCAGGGCGACGTGCTTGAACTAACTGTTTACAACCGATGGGGTGTCGTCGTCTACAGCGAACGAACCGACCGGCCGACCTGGGACGGCACGCAATATGGACAGGCTTGCCCTAATGGTTCGTATAGTTACCGCTTGGTGTACCGCACTATTCGCAACGATGGCGACAAAGTATACAACGGAACGATCGTGCTGCTGCGATGA
- a CDS encoding WecB/TagA/CpsF family glycosyltransferase: protein MTVEGTHDVAFAQLVNEADWVTADGVPLTWAIRLLQGLPQERVAGIDMLPDLVRRAAEEQLPVFFYGSTPDVLAKTVAVCQERYPSLQLAGTLSPPFRPLTEAEESDVIDTINTSGARLVFVALGCPKQERWMAQMRGRVQAVMLGIGGALPILAGTQRRSPRWMQQNGLEWVFRLAVEPRRLFKRYAVTNSLFLLYLTRQFWRTKRGADSRRQHIL, encoded by the coding sequence ATGACTGTCGAAGGAACGCATGACGTTGCCTTTGCCCAACTGGTCAACGAGGCCGACTGGGTAACCGCTGATGGCGTACCCCTCACGTGGGCCATACGGCTGCTACAAGGTCTGCCGCAGGAACGGGTAGCCGGCATCGATATGTTGCCCGATCTGGTTCGCCGCGCCGCTGAAGAACAGCTACCCGTATTCTTTTACGGCTCAACCCCCGATGTACTGGCCAAGACCGTTGCGGTTTGCCAGGAACGTTACCCAAGCCTACAGCTTGCCGGTACGCTGTCGCCCCCCTTTCGCCCCCTAACCGAAGCGGAAGAGTCAGACGTGATCGATACCATCAATACGTCGGGTGCCCGATTGGTGTTTGTAGCCCTGGGTTGCCCGAAACAGGAACGCTGGATGGCCCAGATGCGAGGGCGTGTTCAGGCCGTGATGCTGGGTATTGGTGGGGCACTGCCTATTCTGGCGGGTACGCAACGCCGGTCGCCACGCTGGATGCAGCAAAACGGGCTGGAGTGGGTATTTCGGCTGGCAGTGGAGCCACGTCGGTTGTTCAAACGGTATGCCGTTACCAATTCGCTTTTTCTGCTTTATCTAACTCGTCAGTTCTGGCGTACTAAACGAGGCGCTGACTCACGCCGCCAGCACATTCTATGA
- a CDS encoding NAD-dependent epimerase/dehydratase family protein, which translates to MTILLTGGAGFIGTHLTERLLAQGDTVHIIDNFNDLYDPALKRQNISRHADSGRVHVHEGDLCDPLLLHRLFQQYTFDAVVHLAALPGVRSSFGQPNEYYRVNVLGTQHLLDMMRAHNVRRLVFSSSSSVYGETERQRNSELRNQPAPISPYAQTKQAAEQLCQQYAEEHGFAINCLRFFTVFGPLQRPDMAIYQFLRRILTHQPITIYGDGNASRDFTYVTDVAAGITKALQHWDGFQLYNIGSGTNTTVAQLVQLMEEATGNKAQLTFNTRQPGDVSHTWADLSKASQRLTYAPEVSLAEGVSHMVTWMQMMLL; encoded by the coding sequence ATGACGATTTTGCTAACCGGCGGGGCGGGTTTCATCGGCACGCACCTTACCGAACGACTACTCGCCCAGGGCGATACCGTTCACATCATCGATAATTTCAACGACCTCTACGACCCGGCGCTGAAGCGGCAGAACATCAGCCGCCATGCCGACTCGGGGCGGGTACATGTGCACGAGGGCGACCTCTGCGATCCGCTGCTCCTGCACCGGCTCTTTCAGCAGTATACCTTTGACGCTGTGGTGCATCTGGCCGCTTTGCCGGGTGTAAGGTCGTCGTTTGGGCAACCCAACGAATATTATCGGGTCAACGTATTGGGTACGCAGCACCTGCTCGACATGATGCGGGCGCACAACGTCCGGCGGCTTGTTTTCAGCTCGTCGTCATCTGTCTACGGGGAAACGGAGCGGCAACGGAACAGTGAACTGCGAAATCAGCCCGCGCCGATTTCGCCCTACGCCCAGACCAAACAGGCGGCCGAACAGCTTTGCCAGCAATACGCCGAGGAGCATGGATTCGCCATCAACTGCCTCCGTTTCTTTACCGTATTTGGGCCGCTGCAACGCCCCGATATGGCGATCTATCAGTTTCTCCGGCGCATCCTGACGCATCAGCCCATTACCATTTACGGCGACGGCAATGCCAGCCGCGATTTTACCTACGTGACCGACGTAGCAGCGGGCATTACCAAAGCCCTCCAACACTGGGACGGCTTTCAACTGTACAACATTGGCAGTGGCACCAATACCACCGTTGCCCAGCTGGTGCAGCTCATGGAAGAAGCCACCGGCAACAAAGCGCAGCTGACGTTCAACACCCGACAGCCCGGCGATGTATCGCACACCTGGGCCGATTTATCCAAAGCCTCACAACGACTCACCTATGCCCCGGAAGTAAGCTTAGCCGAGGGCGTTAGCCATATGGTAACTTGGATGCAGATGATGTTGCTCTAA
- a CDS encoding tyrosine-protein phosphatase produces MHNHLIPGVDDGVKTLDESLACLRQYAAWGIRRVIATPHISQDYHPNTATQLLEAVKGVQQALRDENIPIEFSVAAEYLLDEQFDHLLRAGELLSFGEKQYVLIETGWAAAPRQLDQWVFDLQVKGYTPILAHPERYRYYQSEPYLLKQLREQGCLLQLNLMSLAGRYGAKAQKLAQDLLKEHCISFIGSDLHRPADLAILQEAFSMPGWQELAKQPLLNSKL; encoded by the coding sequence ATGCATAACCACCTGATCCCGGGTGTCGATGATGGGGTTAAGACGCTGGACGAAAGCCTGGCCTGTCTCCGGCAGTATGCTGCCTGGGGGATCCGGCGCGTCATTGCCACCCCACATATCAGTCAGGATTACCACCCCAACACCGCCACGCAACTGCTGGAGGCCGTCAAGGGCGTACAACAAGCCCTTCGCGACGAGAACATCCCGATTGAATTCAGTGTTGCCGCTGAGTACCTGCTCGACGAACAGTTCGATCACCTGCTGCGCGCGGGTGAGCTGCTGAGCTTCGGGGAAAAACAGTATGTGTTGATTGAAACGGGCTGGGCCGCCGCCCCCCGACAACTCGACCAATGGGTGTTCGACCTGCAGGTCAAAGGCTATACCCCTATTCTGGCCCACCCCGAACGTTACCGCTATTACCAGAGCGAGCCCTACCTGCTGAAGCAGCTTCGTGAGCAGGGGTGTCTGTTGCAATTAAATCTGATGTCACTCGCAGGACGCTACGGAGCCAAAGCCCAGAAGCTGGCGCAGGATCTGCTCAAAGAGCACTGCATCAGTTTCATCGGCAGCGACCTGCACCGCCCCGCCGACCTCGCCATCCTTCAGGAGGCCTTTTCAATGCCAGGCTGGCAGGAACTAGCCAAGCAACCTCTGTTGAATAGCAAGCTGTAA
- a CDS encoding glycosyl transferase: MAELAPIVLFAYKRPQELKLALEALQANYLAPQSELYVFVDGPKRESDRPKVEAVRKLIDNLTGFRAIHRTYAEQNQGLAKSVITGVTTVMQQYGQAIVLEDDLLPSRNFLDYMNQGLRDYRHQSTVFSITGYTFPFDKPADYAADGYLYPRTGSWGWATWADRWLPIDWSVGDLDAFLSDQQRCDAFNYYGSDRLRMLKKWQTGKIDSWAIRWCYAQANVGGLTLYPTISKINNVGFSIESTNTHGYNRYRTILDTGEQRAFSFPTELACTDYYLHNMRWKFSLPVRFGNRLITEALKAGRWLTKT, from the coding sequence GTGGCTGAACTAGCGCCCATCGTTCTGTTTGCCTACAAACGCCCGCAGGAGCTCAAATTAGCCCTCGAAGCCTTGCAGGCTAATTACCTCGCGCCGCAGAGTGAACTCTACGTCTTTGTCGATGGCCCTAAACGGGAGTCTGATCGGCCCAAGGTAGAGGCGGTTCGCAAACTCATTGATAACCTCACAGGCTTCCGGGCAATCCACCGGACCTACGCCGAGCAGAATCAGGGGCTGGCTAAATCAGTCATTACGGGTGTAACGACTGTTATGCAACAGTATGGGCAGGCCATCGTGCTCGAAGATGACCTGCTGCCCTCCCGCAACTTCCTGGACTATATGAATCAGGGCCTGCGCGATTACCGGCATCAGTCAACGGTTTTTTCCATTACGGGCTACACATTCCCGTTCGATAAGCCAGCCGATTATGCCGCCGATGGTTACCTGTATCCCCGCACGGGTTCGTGGGGGTGGGCCACCTGGGCGGACCGTTGGCTACCAATTGACTGGTCTGTGGGTGATCTTGATGCCTTTTTGAGTGACCAACAACGCTGCGATGCGTTTAACTACTATGGTAGTGATCGGTTGCGGATGCTGAAGAAGTGGCAGACTGGGAAAATTGACTCGTGGGCCATTCGCTGGTGTTACGCGCAGGCGAACGTCGGCGGCCTGACCCTCTACCCTACCATTTCGAAAATTAATAACGTAGGCTTCTCGATTGAGTCGACGAACACGCACGGCTACAACCGGTACCGGACCATTCTGGATACGGGTGAGCAGCGGGCATTTTCCTTTCCGACCGAGTTGGCCTGCACCGATTATTACCTGCATAACATGCGCTGGAAATTTAGTTTGCCCGTCCGCTTTGGCAATCGGCTCATTACCGAGGCCCTGAAAGCAGGCCGCTGGCTGACAAAAACCTAA